Genomic segment of Drosophila takahashii strain IR98-3 E-12201 chromosome X, DtakHiC1v2, whole genome shotgun sequence:
CACCTCATTTTGTATACCCAAAGGAGCCGATCTCCACAGACAACTCAATAGAACAAGTAAGTCACAagagaaaaaaagaatacTTGACATACCCAAACGAGAAGCAGACCCGACCAAAAGTCCATTTCGATCTCCGAATTCGATCTCATAAATGTTAACGGTCATTCACCAAAGCGGGGGGTACGAACAAcaatggcagcagcaacaatcactgaaaaaagaaaacaaagccaaaaaaggGGGAGATTTAACTTGGTGATCAAGTCGAATAGTTGAATATACTATATGATATATGAAGATATGAACAGgtttcttaaagaaatattcAATTCGAGATTTATTGACCtaatagtttatttatttcatgtagaatattttaatatatttttataatacttCTTACATTCCTTATATTTGTAATATCACTTCTTAAGTAGGCAAACGACTTTAGCAACCGTAGAGAACTGACAGAGCGGGCTTAgcacattatttattatttgatatatttgaGAGCTTGGCTTTTTCTGCTTTGTTGGAAGAAATCACTTGATATGCAAGCGGCGATCGGATCGAAAAGAACACGGCCAAAGAGACTAAGGCAAAACAGCCCCAAATCGAGTTCAGACTGAACAGagaatgtagaaaaaaaaagatctGGAGATCTCGCGACGGAGGCGACAAGAAATAAACCTGATCGCTCCGAAGACACCTCTTTTTTTCGCCTCGAAAGTTGAACTTTTGTCAGACTCAATTCGATCCGAAGCCGGTTGGCATTGACCGCAAACTATCAAAGCGAAATCTTGTCAGCTAATCAATGGGGACTCCGATTCTGATTCGGAATCGGCTTTAAAGCTACCGCTTTTGGCTATACACAGGTGTCATAACTAGCTTGCCATTACACCTCGCGGCGAAGTGGCTCCTCCGATTTGGCAATCGGCTGCCAAAAGTGAGTGCAAAAAGCTTCTCGTACTAATTGATTGCTAAAGACAGCCGAAATCGGTCCAAATATGGACTGGCTTATGACAGAGCGGCATGTGTAAATGTCTTTATGCGGTTTGCTGTGGAGCTCGCATACATCGCTTCGTAATATCATAATATCTCAGGATCTTATCATCAGAAACCCATGAAATTTCTCGTAAGCATAGAAGAGATATGGATCTGCCAGTAGCAGTAACTCACCTGGCGGGGTTCGGTTTAGTCAGTTAGAAAACAGACAATATCTCGGGATCTCCTCACGCAAATCCATTGAGTTTTCCCAGTCGTAGGCCACAGATCATGACCCATCCGCGGAGCTAGACTGCTGCACTGGATTCGGCCTGACGGCGTAGAAACAAACACTTTCGAAACCGCAGCGGATCACTCGAACTGGGTCACCCGACCGCAGTCGCCACTCGACACAAACTggcggccacgcccacgccccACGCCCCAAACCAAAGGTGTctggttggtttttttttccactttttcatttttaaccatttttgaAATACCACACAACAAATTACTGTTTTGCTGTCGGCCATTTTGAGACGTTTTCATTTGCCCCCAAAAACCTGTTGCTTTAAgccgaaataaaacaaagccgagtctcttaaaaataaatatatttaaaatgaaatgatcgtataaaaaaaaaaaaaacaggtgtAAAGAAGACAAAGCTCAAATAATTAATTGCCTAGCGTGTTAATTGAAATGCATAAATTATACAGGTAGCTTGGATATCTCCGAAGTCGAAGTCGGTCCCCCAATTGGGGCAGTTGCTCCGCCcgctgggggcgtggcaggatgTCGTAGGTGTAGGAGGGGCGAGTCCACCGTATCCAGATTGCTGATGTCCGGATAACGGGACTTTGAGGGCGTGGGCGGTGCCTCTCGATAGGCATTGATATCGTTATCGTGATCGGGATTGGGGAACTCGCTGGCCAGATGGTAGATGACCTTCTTGAAGAGGAACTCCGAGAGGTTGGAGCGCAGGAAGAAGAGGAACATCCAGTTGGAGAAGTTGCACTTATCAATCACCGCGGACAGTTCGTTTTCATCCAGTTGACCAGGTTTTGCCCAGTAGAGAGACCAGCGGGTGAAGGTGACACTGTGGATTAAGTAGATATCATATATCGATAACTttctaatataaatatcacttACTTCCTGTAGAAGCACAGGGTGAACATTCGCCAAATCAGTCCCAGTACTGTGACAACCAACAGGAAGGAGTACCAGAACCACAGGATCGTGTAGATCTTCTCGTTCATGATGTTCAGAGCCATCACACAGAGGGTGTCGTGCACCTGTATGGAGCCCGAGTCACCAAATTTGTGGAACTTGCACTTGGTGACCTTCGGGAAGACGGTGTCCAGGATGCTCAGCTCGTCGGACCACCGATTCTTGAGGGCCTGTGGACCCAGATTGAGGAACTGTCCGCCCAAAAAGCGATTTGTCCACGTGATCTGCACCAGGAGGTTCACTAGATTCAGGACCTCGGCGAAGACCAA
This window contains:
- the Inx7 gene encoding innexin inx7 translates to MLNTFSSVRQYLKFDLTRVVIDNIVFKLHYRWTFVMLLVATLLITSRQYIGEHIQCLSDAVIAPVINTFCFFTPTFTVVRDQNHTAYKPGSEPPGIGHYDPEKDQIKRHAYYQWVPFVLFFQALCFYVPHFLWKKWEGGRIKALVFGLRMVGLTRYLKNDSLRIGKLNIPSMAEAEERIKDIRRTMIDRMRLNQSWGAHLVFAEVLNLVNLLVQITWTNRFLGGQFLNLGPQALKNRWSDELSILDTVFPKVTKCKFHKFGDSGSIQVHDTLCVMALNIMNEKIYTILWFWYSFLLVVTVLGLIWRMFTLCFYRNVTFTRWSLYWAKPGQLDENELSAVIDKCNFSNWMFLFFLRSNLSEFLFKKVIYHLASEFPNPDHDNDINAYREAPPTPSKSRYPDISNLDTVDSPLLHLRHPATPPAGGATAPIGGPTSTSEISKLPV